Sequence from the Lysobacter capsici genome:
AAGCGTCGATCGGTCGCCGCCACCAGACCACCGAGCATCATCAGCAGCGCGCCCAGCCAGACCCAGCGCACGAACGGCTTGATGTGGACGCGCACCGCCCAGGCGCCGCCGCCGAGCGGTTCGCCGAGCGCGACGTACAGATCGCGGGTGAGGCCCGGGGCCAGCGCGGCTTCGGTCAGGACCTGGCCGCCGCTGGCGTAGGCGCGTTTTTCCGGATGCATCACGGTCAGCAGTTCGCCGCCGTCGAACACGGTCACGGTGCCGTAGTCGGCTTCGTAATTCGGTCCGACGCTGTGCTTGACGCTGTCGAAGCGGAACGAATAGCGGCCCAGGTCCAGGCTCTTGCCCGGCGCGAGCGCGACTTCGCGCTGCACGCTCAGGCCTTCGACCAGCAAGGCGCCGATCAGGAACACCGCCACGCCCAGATGGGCCAGGGTCATGCCGAGCATTTCCGCGGTGAAGGCATTGCCCTTGCCGCGCACGCGCGTCCACACGAAGCGCAGCGTGCCGGCCGCGACCCAGACCGCGCCGCCGACGCCCGCGGCGACCTTGAGCGGGCTCTGCGGCGCCAGGAAATACGCGGCGATGGCGGCGCCGAGCGCGAGCCCGGCCCACGGAATCAGCATCGCCAGCGGGCGCGAGGCCTGTTCGCGCTGCCAGCGGAACAGCGGGCCGAACGGCAGCAGCAACACCAGCGGCGTCATCAGCAGCACGAACATCAGCGCGAAGTAGGGCGGGCCGACCGAGATCTTGCCCAGGTCCAGCGCATCGGCGAGCAAGGGATACAAGGTGCCCAGCAGCACCATCGCGCACGCGGTCGCCAGCAACAGGTTGTTGCCGAGCAGCAAGGTCTCGCGCGACATCAGTTCGAACGGCTTGCCGGCGTTTTCCTCGCCCGACGGCGCGCGCAGCGCGTACAGCAGCAGCGAGCCGCCGATCACGATGCCGAGGAAGATCAGCACGAACAAGCCGCGCGAGGGATCGGCGGCGAAGGCATGCACGCTGGTCAACACGCCCGAACGGACCAGGAAGGTGCCCAGCAGCGACAGCGAGAACGCGGCGATCGCGAGCAACAAGGTCCAGCCGCGGAAGCTGCCGCGTTTTTCCGTGACCGCCTGCGAATGAATCAGCGCCGCGCCGGCCAGCCACGGCATGAAGCTGGCGTTCTCGACCGGGTCCCAGAACCACCAGCCGCCCCAGCCCAGTTCGTAATACGCCCACCACGAGCCCAGGGCGATGCCGAGGGTCAAGAACGCCCAGGCGACATTGGTCCACGGCCGGGTCCAGCGCAGCCAGCGCGCGTCGACCTTGCCGTCGAGCAGCGCGGCGATCGCGAACGCGAACGGCACGCTGAAACCGACGTAGCCGATGTAGAGCATCGGCGGATGGATGATCAGGCCCGGGTCCTGCAGCAGCGGATTGAGATCGCGGCCTTCGGCCACCGCCGGCAGCAGCCGCGCGAACGGGTTGCTGGTGAAGATCAGGAAGGCGAGGAAGCCGACGCTGATCACGCCCATCACCCCGAGCACGCGCGCGATCACCTGCGACGGCAGCGACTTGGAGAACCAGGCCACCGCGGCGGTCCACAGCGCGAGCACCAGCGCCCACATCAGCAGCGAACCTTCGTGCGCGCCCCACACCGCGGAATAGCGGTACAGCACCGGCAGCAGGGTGTTGCTGTTCTCGGCGACATAGCGCAGCGAGAAATCCTGATTGACGAAGGCGTGGGTCAGCAGCACGAACGCGAAGCCGACCAGCAGCAACTGCGAATACGCGGCCGGCCGCGCGATCGCCATCCACGGCTCGATGCCGCGGTGCGCGCCGAGCAGCGGCAGCGCGGTCTGCAGGACCGAGATCAGCAGGGCGAGGATCAGGGCGATCTGGCCGAGTTCAGGCAGCATGGGCGATCGCCTTGGGGTGGTTCATGGTGCGGGATGATTTATCCGCGGAGACAGCAACAGCAACAGCAACAGCAATAGCAATAGCAATAGCAATAGCAACAGCAATAGCAACAGCAACAGCAACAGCGAATCCCCCTCGGTCCCCCTTTTGCAAAGGAGGAAGACAAGCGGGCTTCGATGCAAAAAACTGCGATCGGATCGCTATGCGGTAGTCCGACTCAAGCGCGAAACCCACACCAACCCGTGCTGTTCCCCCCTTTGTAAAAGGGGGGCAGGGGGGATTCGCTTTTGCTCCACGCGCGAAATACCTCAACGCGCGGGCTCCACGCCACCCGGCGCCGCGACATCATGCTTCTTGTGCGCCTGCCCCATCTTGTCGGCGACTTCCTTGGGCATATAGGTTTCGTCGTGCTTGGCCAGGATTTCCTCGGCGACGAAGGTGCCGCCCTGCATGCGTCCGGTCGCGACCACCGCCTGCTTCTCCCGGAACAGATCGGGCAGGATGCCGGTGTAGACCACCGGCATCAGCGCATCGCCGTCGGTGACGCTGAAATGCGCGTCCATCGAACCCGATGCGCGCTTGAACGAACCCTCCGCGACCATCCCGCCGAGGCGGAAGCGCGCGCGCTCGCTGGCATCGCCGCGCAGGATCTCGCTGGGCGTGTACAGATACGCGACGTTGCGCTGCAACGCGGTTGCGACCAGGGCGGTGGCGACGCCGGCGGCGGCGACCAGGCCCAGCACCCACAACAGGCGACGGCGACGGGTGGGATTCATCGGCTCAACTCACTGGGGGTGCTGCGTGCCGCGTCGCGCGCCGCGCGCTTGCGCGCCTGGCGCAATTCGCGGCGGACCTGCCACTGGCCGGCGAAGAAATCCCAGCCCAGCACGATGAAGAACACTGCGTAGGCAGCGATGAGGTAATTGCGGTATTCCATCAGCGCCGCTCCCGCGGATTGACCACGCCGGCCAGTTGCGCGACCCAGGCCTTGCCCTGTTCGCGGCGCAGG
This genomic interval carries:
- the ccmD gene encoding heme exporter protein CcmD, giving the protein MEYRNYLIAAYAVFFIVLGWDFFAGQWQVRRELRQARKRAARDAARSTPSELSR
- the ccmE gene encoding cytochrome c maturation protein CcmE — encoded protein: MNPTRRRRLLWVLGLVAAAGVATALVATALQRNVAYLYTPSEILRGDASERARFRLGGMVAEGSFKRASGSMDAHFSVTDGDALMPVVYTGILPDLFREKQAVVATGRMQGGTFVAEEILAKHDETYMPKEVADKMGQAHKKHDVAAPGGVEPAR
- a CDS encoding heme lyase CcmF/NrfE family subunit; the protein is MLPELGQIALILALLISVLQTALPLLGAHRGIEPWMAIARPAAYSQLLLVGFAFVLLTHAFVNQDFSLRYVAENSNTLLPVLYRYSAVWGAHEGSLLMWALVLALWTAAVAWFSKSLPSQVIARVLGVMGVISVGFLAFLIFTSNPFARLLPAVAEGRDLNPLLQDPGLIIHPPMLYIGYVGFSVPFAFAIAALLDGKVDARWLRWTRPWTNVAWAFLTLGIALGSWWAYYELGWGGWWFWDPVENASFMPWLAGAALIHSQAVTEKRGSFRGWTLLLAIAAFSLSLLGTFLVRSGVLTSVHAFAADPSRGLFVLIFLGIVIGGSLLLYALRAPSGEENAGKPFELMSRETLLLGNNLLLATACAMVLLGTLYPLLADALDLGKISVGPPYFALMFVLLMTPLVLLLPFGPLFRWQREQASRPLAMLIPWAGLALGAAIAAYFLAPQSPLKVAAGVGGAVWVAAGTLRFVWTRVRGKGNAFTAEMLGMTLAHLGVAVFLIGALLVEGLSVQREVALAPGKSLDLGRYSFRFDSVKHSVGPNYEADYGTVTVFDGGELLTVMHPEKRAYASGGQVLTEAALAPGLTRDLYVALGEPLGGGAWAVRVHIKPFVRWVWLGALLMMLGGLVAATDRRFRPKLAPEPKRAEPDPLEFALADGPEAFAAEKRYRGNDDDVFAGKPDGDDA